In Mangifera indica cultivar Alphonso chromosome 1, CATAS_Mindica_2.1, whole genome shotgun sequence, a single genomic region encodes these proteins:
- the LOC123224790 gene encoding aldehyde dehydrogenase family 3 member H1-like: MFGFNSYPEPKKVRGVGGASIFNKSFIYCYTTKQTINSTFRFNNSAPQFPLHTHTVCSATLSEMAIEQMSRFDVEKAGLLAKEFRKSFNSGKTKSYEWRMSQLQSVAKMIEENEAEIIQALAEDLSKPQFESFVSEISMTKSSCKLALKELKSWMKPEKAKTSMTTYPSSAEIVSEPLGVVLVISTWNYPFLLSLDPVIGAIAAGNAVVLKPSELAPASSSLLKTLLEEYVDKSSVRVVEGAVAETSALLEQKWDKIFFTGSVRVGHIVMASAAKHLTPVVLELGGKCPAVVDSKINLQVTARRIIAGKWMANSGQACIAVDYVITTKEFAPRLVDSLRNELEEFFGKYPMESKDYSRIVNLFHFLRLASLLDEDNVSDRIVYGGQKNEEQLRIGPTILLDVPEDSTIMKEEIFGPLLPIVTVENIEDSFNVINSKPKPLAAYLFTDDEQLQKDFVQNISAGANVINDALIHTVVSSLPFGGVGESGMGSYHGKFSFDAFSHKKGVLYRSFAGDTNTRYPPYTLEKQRLLKALISGNILSILLALFGWSKD, translated from the exons ATGTTTGGTTTCAATTCCTACCCAGAACCAAAGAAAGTACG TGGTGTAGGTGGGGCTAGCATCTTCAACAAATCGTTTATATATTGTTACACTACAAAACAAACTATCAATTCAACTTTTCGCTTCAACAATTCTGCCCCCCAGTTTCCTCTTCATACTCATACTG TTTGTTCAGCTACACTATCCGAAATGGCCATAGAACAAATGAGCAGATTTGATGTAGAGAAAGCTGGGTTGTTGGCGAAGGAGTTTCGAAAGAGCTTTAATTCAGGAAAGACAAAGAGTTATGAGTGGAGAATGTCGCAGTTACAAAGTGTTGCCAAGatgattgaagaaaatgaagcgGAGATCATTCAAGCTCTTGCGGAAGACCTCTCCAAGCCCCAATTTGAATCCTTTGTGTCTGAG ATTTCAATGACAAAAAGCTCGTGTAAGTTAGCTCTTAAAGAGTTGAAATCTTGGATGAAGCCGGAGAAG GCAAAAACTTCAATGACAACATATCCTTCTTCAGCAGAAATTGTATCGGAACCTCTAGGAGTTGTGCTGGTCATCTCAACGTGGAATTACCCCTTCT TGCTGTCTCTTGATCCAGTCATTGGAGCTATTGCAGCTGGCAATGCTGTTGTCCTGAAACCATCAGAACTTGCACCAGCCTCATCGTCACTGCTAAAAACATTATTAGAGGAATATGTAGATAAGTCCTCTGTGAGGGTTGTTGAGGGGGCTGTTGCTGAAACATCTGCATTGTTAGAGCAGAAGTGGgataaaattttcttcacaG GCAGTGTAAGAGTAGGACACATTGTTATGGCTTCTGCTGCAAAGCACCTTACACCTGTAGTCCTGGAACTGGGAGGAAAGTGTCCCGCTGTTGTTGATTCAAAGATTAATTTACAG GTGACTGCAAGGAGGATTATAGCAGGCAAGTGGATGGCCAATAGCGGGCAAGCTTGCATTGCTGTTGATTATGTCATAACGACAAAAGAATTTGCTCCAAGGCTG GTAGATAGTCTAAGAAATGAACTGGAGGAATTTTTTGGGAAGTATCCAATGGAATCAAAAGATTACTCTCGCATTGTGAACTTATTCCACTTTCTACGTCTGGCAAGTCTCTTGGATGAGGATAACGTTTCTGATAGAATTGTTTATGGAGGCCAGAAGAATGAAGAACAATT AAGGATTGGTCCAACCATATTGTTGGATGTTCCAGAAGACTCTACGATAATGAAGGAAGAAATCTTTGGGCCATTACTACCTATTGTCACA GTTGAAAATATAGAGGACAGCTTCAATGTGATTAACTCAAAACCAAAGCCTCTTGCTGCGTATCTCTTCACAGATGATGAGCAGCTGCAGAAAGACTTTGTACAGAACATATCAGCCGGAGCAAATGTCATCAATGATGCTCTCATTCAT ACAGTAGTTTCATCCTTACCCTTTGGTGGCGTTGGAGAGAGCGGAATGGGATCTTACCATGGTAAGTTTTCTTTTGATGCATTTAGTCACAAGAAGGGAGTGCTATACAGAAGCTTTGCAGGAGATACCAACACAAGGTATCCACCATACACGCTTGAAAAGCAAAGATTACTCAAGGCCCTTATCAGTGGTAACATATTGAGCATACTTCTTGCTTTGTTTGGATGGTCTAAAGATTGA